In Borrelia parkeri, one DNA window encodes the following:
- a CDS encoding CRASP family complement regulator-acquiring lipoprotein, producing MKYIISVVIFILTLITLNCKMDPGKTAKLEKVLQEAEDAKQIALEVQTIRADVEVEAKIKAIEVEAEMEVQKITESEATVAESIKDTKQKIATSAKAESEIAKQELQQAQNAKLEAKQQTIRITEEMNQQQKQFIIAKLKLKIENIETVLNIHTDPNWPEPIDQFGMSHSSQTWKDLKRFRSTDRRKYDPHKTYFLNKERSANDRRNFYLVFKYNKTKIQKYGEIFHKLMLAHLYYETTEIADSIINYAMAYFQTALMTLRKKQDNLNFLSLENLINLQEKFDELEQKSNIFENHLTTLYDDYHNNQYNIKDGHYTNIINYINNQNYIQKLQELIEIITNITLQITHILQ from the coding sequence TTGAAATACATCATTTCTGTTGTTATTTTTATCCTTACCTTAATAACTCTTAACTGTAAAATGGATCCTGGTAAGACTGCAAAATTAGAAAAAGTACTACAAGAAGCAGAAGATGCAAAACAAATAGCATTAGAAGTGCAAACAATAAGAGCAGATGTAGAAGTAGAAGCAAAAATAAAAGCAATAGAAGTAGAAGCAGAAATGGAAGTACAAAAAATCACAGAATCTGAAGCAACAGTAGCAGAATCAATAAAGGACACAAAACAAAAAATCGCAACATCAGCAAAAGCAGAAAGCGAAATTGCAAAACAAGAATTGCAACAAGCACAAAATGCAAAACTAGAAGCAAAACAACAAACAATAAGAATAACAGAAGAAATGAATCAACAACAAAAACAGTTCATAATTGCTAAATTAAAACTTAAAATTGAGAATATCGAAACAGTATTAAATATACACACAGATCCCAATTGGCCCGAACCTATTGATCAATTTGGCATGTCACATTCATCACAAACATGGAAGGACCTGAAAAGATTTAGATCAACGGACAGAAGAAAATATGATCCACACAAAACATACTTCTTAAATAAAGAGAGATCTGCTAACGACAGAAGAAACTTTTACTTAGTTTTTAAATACAATAAAACCAAAATCCAAAAATACGGTGAAATTTTTCATAAATTAATGCTGGCTCATCTATATTATGAAACCACAGAGATCGCCGATTCAATAATTAATTATGCTATGGCTTACTTTCAAACCGCATTAATGACACTGCGTAAAAAACAAGATAATCTTAATTTTTTAAGTCTTGAAAATTTAATCAATCTTCAAGAAAAATTCGATGAACTTGAACAAAAAAGTAATATTTTTGAAAATCACCTTACAACACTATATGATGACTACCACAATAATCAGTATAATATTAAAGACGGTCATTACACAAACATAATAAATTACATAAATAATCAAAACTACATACAAAAACTTCAAGAATTAATTGAAATCATAACAAATATAACTTTACAGATCACACATATACTTCAATAA
- a CDS encoding virulence associated lipoprotein, which produces MKHKLPVILISMTIITCKADLGKTEKLERALKEQEIKIVKETKKTKTKAIIAEAKLKTAKEATEKALKTVILSATAIKEAQKTSEKSNREKEDAKNEKAQIEREKLEIENKAKQLEVQLKEKWNQQQTQFEIDEAKLELKRKTKDIERLLIIYNNDYRIEPSDQFGMHDSNSNNKTFDVLHQGLKPYHHADNKKVREKIYLVFEYKNIYIQSLGEILNKIAKDSYLPPDQAKQKTLEQEQANALLKEIIENIHEYFAHYFEGTFKILSDKQNRIDALNLSDLRTLLNKLDELQKIKDTCKMYSETIYNDFNNDKGRIRTGGVKELGEYITNHEYRKIFKEAIEQIKTLGTQISNIILK; this is translated from the coding sequence TTGAAGCACAAATTGCCTGTTATACTTATTTCAATGACTATTATTACCTGCAAAGCAGATCTTGGCAAGACTGAAAAATTAGAAAGAGCACTAAAAGAACAAGAAATAAAAATAGTAAAAGAAACAAAAAAAACAAAAACAAAAGCAATAATAGCAGAAGCTAAATTAAAAACAGCAAAAGAAGCAACTGAAAAAGCATTAAAAACAGTGATATTATCAGCAACAGCAATAAAAGAAGCACAAAAAACATCAGAAAAGTCAAACAGGGAAAAAGAAGATGCAAAAAATGAAAAAGCACAAATAGAGAGAGAAAAACTAGAAATAGAAAACAAGGCAAAACAATTAGAAGTACAATTGAAAGAAAAATGGAATCAACAACAAACACAGTTTGAAATTGATGAAGCCAAACTTGAACTAAAACGCAAAACTAAAGATATCGAAAGACTACTAATTATATACAACAATGATTATAGGATTGAACCGTCTGATCAATTTGGAATGCATGATAGTAATTCCAATAATAAAACATTTGATGTACTGCATCAAGGCCTAAAACCATATCATCATGCCGATAATAAAAAGGTTAGAGAGAAAATTTACTTGGTTTTTGAGTACAAAAATATTTACATTCAATCTCTTGGAGAAATTCTTAACAAAATTGCAAAGGATTCTTACCTGCCACCTGATCAGGCAAAACAAAAAACTCTTGAGCAAGAGCAGGCTAACGCCTTACTAAAAGAAATCATAGAAAATATTCATGAATATTTTGCTCACTACTTTGAGGGTACATTCAAAATACTTAGTGATAAACAAAATAGAATTGATGCGTTAAATCTTAGTGATTTAAGAACGCTTTTAAACAAACTTGATGAACTTCAAAAAATAAAGGATACCTGCAAAATGTACTCAGAAACGATTTACAATGATTTTAATAATGATAAAGGTAGAATTAGAACTGGGGGTGTTAAAGAATTAGGAGAATATATCACTAATCATGAATACAGAAAAATTTTTAAAGAGGCAATTGAACAAATCAAAACATTAGGCACTCAAATTAGCAACATCATATTAAAATAA
- a CDS encoding virulence associated lipoprotein encodes MKHKLTVTLIIITLLITTTCKSDFGKNSELEKALKKAKDAKQAALKILKAQTTRTDDELKRQKKFIIAILKSKTTRAKYTLKIHKNDIWTENNDLYGINEQGQTFYVAKNSDNGEIYSSDRNKAARKLIYLAFEHRLPAIINFGKILNKLAENADTNINHAPNEYDIKTEYNILIENILAEAKKYAHNYFEVALIPLYEKQDKLNSLSLETLSDLKDKFDELQKIRDTCKMYAETIYNDFKNDKDKIKTSGADLRNYINKNNYKHKFKELIKKTEEPAYQISQILKKINTH; translated from the coding sequence TTGAAGCACAAACTAACTGTAACGCTTATTATAATCACTTTACTTATCACTACCACCTGCAAATCGGATTTTGGAAAGAATTCAGAATTAGAAAAAGCACTAAAGAAAGCAAAAGACGCAAAGCAAGCAGCCTTAAAAATCTTAAAAGCGCAAACAACAAGAACAGATGATGAACTCAAAAGACAAAAAAAATTTATAATCGCCATATTAAAAAGCAAAACTACAAGGGCCAAATATACATTAAAGATACACAAAAATGATATTTGGACAGAGAATAACGATCTATACGGAATAAATGAGCAAGGCCAAACATTTTATGTAGCTAAGAATAGCGATAATGGTGAAATTTATTCAAGTGATCGCAATAAGGCTGCTAGAAAGCTAATTTATTTAGCCTTTGAGCACCGCCTACCAGCCATTATAAATTTTGGAAAAATTCTAAATAAATTAGCAGAGAATGCTGATACTAACATTAATCATGCACCAAATGAATATGACATCAAAACAGAATACAATATTTTAATAGAAAACATCCTAGCAGAAGCAAAAAAATATGCACATAATTACTTTGAAGTTGCATTAATACCACTGTATGAAAAGCAAGATAAACTGAATTCTCTAAGTCTAGAGACCCTAAGCGACCTTAAAGACAAATTTGATGAACTTCAAAAGATAAGAGATACTTGCAAAATGTACGCAGAAACAATTTACAATGATTTTAAAAATGACAAAGATAAAATTAAAACTAGTGGTGCTGATTTAAGAAACTACATAAATAAAAACAATTATAAGCATAAATTCAAAGAATTGATAAAAAAAACAGAAGAACCAGCCTATCAAATTAGCCAAATCTTAAAAAAGATAAACACACATTGA
- a CDS encoding virulence associated lipoprotein — protein MKHIFYIPFILSLLFLIFLTSCNPNSGETSKDTEMYKAKLTELKDQIRNNAIYELNTRVSNAQIALSIHANQNWNEEGSEQFQMHDSVSQNKAFDILKKDNKPYSHTDNKNARRNFYLALEYHESSIVSFGKILNTLAQGAVASPQNKQYLLLKEIIEATSKLATNYFEVALTTLKNKKDKLTSLSLEALEELQSKFRRLEEKRQLIRTRADEIQNKFKDANTTIGTQDNLIKYIEDEHQEVFTQTFATIETLANEIKEILDTI, from the coding sequence GTGAAACACATATTTTATATACCATTTATTTTATCATTATTATTTCTAATCTTTCTAACTTCTTGCAACCCAAATTCTGGAGAGACTAGTAAAGACACTGAAATGTATAAAGCAAAACTGACAGAATTGAAAGATCAGATAAGAAACAATGCAATTTATGAATTAAATACAAGGGTTAGTAATGCTCAAATAGCACTAAGCATCCATGCAAATCAAAATTGGAATGAAGAAGGTTCTGAACAATTTCAAATGCATGATAGCGTTTCCCAAAACAAAGCATTTGATATACTGAAAAAAGATAACAAACCATACAGTCATACTGACAACAAGAATGCAAGAAGAAATTTTTACCTGGCCTTAGAGTATCACGAATCTTCCATTGTATCCTTTGGCAAGATTCTAAATACACTAGCACAAGGTGCGGTTGCTAGCCCGCAAAACAAACAATATTTATTGCTGAAAGAGATCATAGAAGCAACAAGTAAGCTTGCCACAAATTACTTTGAAGTTGCATTAACAACACTAAAAAACAAAAAAGATAAACTTACAAGTTTAAGTCTAGAGGCGCTAGAAGAACTTCAAAGTAAATTTAGAAGACTTGAAGAGAAAAGACAATTAATCAGAACACGAGCAGATGAAATACAAAATAAATTCAAAGATGCTAATACTACAATAGGTACACAAGATAATTTAATAAAGTACATAGAAGACGAACATCAAGAAGTCTTTACACAAACATTTGCAACAATAGAAACATTAGCTAATGAGATTAAAGAAATTTTAGATACAATATAA
- a CDS encoding virulence associated lipoprotein: MFFACNSKSGEDRANQLQTKYNSIQSIEEKLKQHKQESIIFKLKLRAQKHEKMLYAHTHYAWIEDGDELYRGAPEGYGRSQYGMRGNDQVFGMIYEKPKNYEYPFKYSYLENKPARSKIYLAFEYNENLIRNLGKVLNKLADSATENTSPSQFNLNEYNHLLQEIADEIKEYTHNYFEVAFAELIKKVNKLNILSPNQLQELDQKFDKLTAERQIHIKDAKTIYNDFKNDKDQIKSNAANLKDYINQNYKQKFLTSFATIETLANEIKEILDTI, translated from the coding sequence GTGTTCTTTGCCTGCAATTCAAAATCTGGAGAGGACAGAGCTAATCAATTACAAACAAAATATAACTCTATTCAATCAATAGAAGAAAAACTCAAACAACATAAACAGGAATCTATAATCTTTAAATTAAAATTAAGAGCTCAAAAACACGAAAAGATGTTATATGCTCACACCCATTATGCTTGGATTGAGGATGGTGATGAGCTATATAGAGGAGCACCAGAAGGATATGGGAGAAGTCAATATGGAATGAGAGGAAATGATCAAGTATTCGGTATGATTTATGAGAAGCCTAAGAATTATGAATATCCCTTTAAATATTCATATCTAGAAAATAAACCAGCCAGATCAAAAATCTATTTGGCTTTTGAGTATAATGAAAACCTGATTAGAAATCTTGGAAAAGTACTTAATAAATTAGCGGATTCTGCCACTGAGAATACTAGCCCATCACAGTTCAACTTAAATGAATACAATCATTTACTTCAAGAGATTGCAGATGAAATAAAAGAATACACTCACAATTACTTTGAAGTTGCATTTGCAGAACTAATTAAAAAGGTTAATAAACTCAACATTTTATCACCCAATCAGTTACAAGAACTTGATCAAAAGTTTGATAAACTTACAGCAGAAAGACAGATACATATTAAAGATGCAAAAACAATTTACAATGATTTTAAGAATGACAAAGATCAAATTAAAAGTAATGCTGCCAACTTAAAGGATTATATAAATCAAAACTATAAGCAAAAATTCCTAACCTCATTTGCAACAATAGAAACATTAGCTAATGAGATTAAAGAAATTTTAGATACAATATAA
- a CDS encoding virulence associated lipoprotein: MFFACNSKTGGDRANQLQTKYNSIQSIEEKLKQHKQESIIFKLKLRAQKHEKMLYAYTHYDWIEDGDEQYRRDPEGYGGTQYGMKGHNKVFDMIYEKPKDYENSVEYSYLKNKQSRAKIYLAFEYNENLIRNLGEVLNKLAASATESTSPSQFNLNEYNHLLQEIADEIKEYTHNYFEVAFAELIKKVNKLNILSPNQLQELDQKFDKLTAERQIHIKDAETIYNDFKNDKDQIKSNAANLKDYINQNYKQKFLTSFATIETLANEIKEILDTI, translated from the coding sequence GTGTTCTTTGCCTGCAATTCAAAAACTGGAGGGGACAGAGCTAATCAATTACAAACAAAATATAACTCTATTCAATCAATAGAAGAAAAACTCAAACAACATAAACAAGAATCTATAATCTTTAAATTAAAATTAAGAGCTCAAAAACACGAAAAGATGTTATATGCTTACACCCATTATGATTGGATTGAGGATGGTGATGAGCAATATAGACGAGACCCAGAAGGATATGGGGGAACTCAATATGGAATGAAGGGTCATAATAAAGTATTCGATATGATTTATGAGAAGCCTAAGGATTATGAAAATTCCGTTGAATATTCATATCTAAAAAACAAACAATCCAGAGCAAAAATCTATTTGGCTTTTGAGTATAATGAAAATCTGATTAGAAATCTTGGAGAAGTACTTAATAAATTAGCAGCTTCTGCTACTGAGAGTACTAGCCCATCACAGTTCAACTTAAATGAATACAATCATTTACTTCAAGAGATTGCAGATGAAATAAAAGAATACACTCACAATTACTTTGAAGTTGCATTTGCAGAACTAATTAAAAAGGTTAATAAACTCAACATTTTATCACCCAATCAGTTACAAGAACTTGATCAAAAGTTTGATAAACTTACAGCAGAAAGACAGATACATATTAAAGATGCAGAAACAATTTACAATGATTTTAAGAATGACAAAGATCAAATTAAAAGTAATGCTGCCAACTTAAAGGATTATATAAATCAAAACTATAAGCAAAAATTCTTAACCTCATTTGCAACAATAGAAACATTAGCTAATGAGATTAAAGAAATTTTAGATACAATATAA
- a CDS encoding virulence associated lipoprotein, giving the protein MFFACNSKTGGDRANQLQTKYNSIQSIEEKLKQHKQESIIFKLKLRAQKHEKMLYAYTHYDWIEDGDEEHRLDPEGYGGTQYGMKGHNKVFGMIYEKPKDYENSVKYSYLENKPARSKIYLAFEYNENLIRNLGEVLNKLAASATESTSPSQFNLNEYNHLLQEIADEIKEYTHNYFEVAFAELIKKVNKLNILSPNQLQELDQKFDKLTAERQIHIKDAETIYNDFKNDKDQIKSNAANLKDYINQNYKQKFLTSFATIETLANEIKEILDTI; this is encoded by the coding sequence GTGTTCTTTGCCTGCAATTCAAAAACTGGAGGGGACAGAGCTAATCAATTACAAACAAAATATAACTCTATTCAATCAATAGAAGAAAAACTCAAACAACATAAACAAGAATCTATAATCTTTAAATTAAAATTAAGAGCTCAAAAACACGAAAAGATGTTATATGCTTACACCCATTATGATTGGATTGAGGATGGTGATGAGGAACATAGACTAGACCCAGAAGGATATGGGGGAACTCAATATGGAATGAAGGGTCATAATAAAGTATTCGGTATGATTTATGAGAAGCCTAAGGATTATGAAAATTCCGTTAAATATTCATATCTAGAAAATAAACCAGCCAGATCAAAAATCTATTTGGCTTTTGAGTATAATGAAAATCTGATTAGAAATCTTGGAGAAGTACTTAATAAATTAGCAGCTTCTGCTACTGAGAGTACTAGCCCATCACAGTTCAACTTAAATGAATACAATCATTTACTTCAAGAGATTGCAGATGAAATAAAAGAATACACTCACAATTACTTTGAAGTTGCATTTGCAGAACTAATTAAAAAGGTCAATAAACTCAACATTTTATCACCCAATCAGTTACAAGAACTTGATCAAAAGTTTGATAAACTTACAGCAGAAAGACAGATACATATTAAAGATGCAGAAACAATTTACAATGATTTTAAGAATGACAAAGATCAAATTAAAAGTAATGCTGCCAACTTAAAGGATTATATAAATCAAAACTATAAGCAAAAATTCTTAACCTCATTTGCAACAATAGAAACATTAGCTAATGAGATTAAAGAAATTTTAGATACAATATAA
- a CDS encoding complement regulator-acquiring protein, whose amino-acid sequence MKHFFDIFTITYILPLLVLIACGSNPKPTNQLNTSPKKDIFIMSSKTKNNLNIKINLTNQIKNKVDTALTLIDKHSADIIKEPAKQLGIQCAIFDEIHYHKVMYSLNKIYPINKEKIKLFHASLNYNIIRLKWLGEIFIQMQATNTKKGNELYKSILDTGREYSQKSFEALMNKINIERDRLILLNVEQLKDITNNLDTIKNLRTSWISFIDDIINDYRTDTDIKNNSIKLIEHITTKYKKIEDKINGIKDIAHKTNKILKTIKHQYYINKKIH is encoded by the coding sequence GTGAAACACTTTTTTGATATATTTACTATAACATATATTTTACCACTCTTAGTGCTAATTGCCTGTGGTTCAAACCCCAAGCCAACCAACCAATTAAACACTTCTCCAAAAAAAGATATATTCATAATGAGCTCAAAAACAAAAAACAATCTCAACATAAAAATAAATTTAACAAACCAAATAAAGAATAAAGTCGACACTGCCTTAACTTTAATAGATAAACACTCGGCAGATATTATCAAGGAACCTGCCAAACAACTTGGAATACAATGTGCAATCTTTGATGAAATTCACTACCATAAGGTAATGTATTCATTAAACAAAATATATCCCATCAACAAAGAAAAAATAAAGTTATTTCACGCATCTCTAAACTACAATATAATAAGATTAAAATGGCTGGGAGAAATCTTTATTCAAATGCAAGCTACCAATACTAAAAAAGGTAATGAACTTTATAAATCAATCTTAGACACAGGAAGAGAATATTCGCAAAAATCATTTGAAGCTCTCATGAATAAAATCAATATAGAAAGAGATAGGCTAATTCTCTTAAATGTTGAACAACTAAAAGACATTACAAACAATCTTGACACAATTAAAAATTTAAGAACAAGTTGGATATCATTTATCGATGATATCATTAATGATTATAGAACCGATACAGACATTAAAAATAACAGCATAAAATTAATAGAACATATAACCACTAAATACAAAAAAATAGAAGATAAAATTAATGGCATCAAAGATATAGCTCACAAAACTAACAAAATTTTAAAAACAATAAAGCACCAATATTATATTAATAAAAAGATTCATTAA